A genomic window from Daphnia magna isolate NIES linkage group LG9, ASM2063170v1.1, whole genome shotgun sequence includes:
- the LOC116918962 gene encoding uncharacterized protein LOC116918962 gives FDGAPVGLDTDANVSNESESEGDNSFFFDDNSSILDLEPEQVADSLNDLDVDDDQDDDLTDWDLNLEDVDEGLSVIDRQQLFRKRIAHWAVDTNVSRDSVNKLLAVFRTDPSLSFLPKNYKTLLGTPRKVNTVEVSPGRYFEFNVLDGITSSLDLLNASFESRDVVLKIKIGCDGMPASKSTNSQFWPILGLIVMEGAKPFEIGFYHGHSKPDHPNDYLRHFHTEITNLIENGFHYKESNVKIEIAGFCCDAPALSFIKLVKPCGAYYCCMKCETEGEYVFNGSGRGGRVTFPVVDAVLRTDESFRNRDQIFHHVGLSILESLPIDMIECFFIDPMHLVFLGCMKKLLNIWVNERKRMRIRMSSQQIAEISRLLVAIEELIPVEFSRKTRTLNELSRFKATELRLLLLYVLPFVLKNRIPDEVYQHFMLLHVAIRILSCDQSVRSEENTDYANILLITFINQSPGIYGDSFITYNIHNLCHLSEECRRLGGLESFSCFVFENHLGTLKNLLKKSAKPLEQLVNRIMEKRQNPPVVTNFRKNPDMIKLIDEHSKGPLLPDLHGLQYNKAFFHKLRLSSRSPNNCVVLADDTVILIHNFLQLFDGEILIIGRKFLVYENFLDLNGLDSKAIGIQIVDTLATNLECWPLKSVRFKSIKLPVIHKAPPTSCFGIVRLMNFDLSNI, from the coding sequence TTTGACGGTGCACCAGTTGGTTTGGATACTGATGCTAATGTTTCTAACGAGTCTGAGTCTGAAGGTGAtaatagttttttctttgacgATAACTCAAGCATTTTGGATCTAGAGCCCGAACAGGTTGCTGATAGTTTGAACGACTTAGACGTAGACGATGATCAGGATGATGATTTGACTGATTGGGATTTGAATCTTGAAGATGTAGACGAGGGTTTAAGTGTCATCGATAGGCAGCAATTGTTCCGAAAACGTATTGCCCATTGGGCTGTGGACACAAACGTTTCAAGGGACAGTGTCAACAAGCTTTTGGCTGTCTTTAGAACTGATCCTTCCCTGTCTTTTCTCCCAAAAAATTACAAGACACTGTTAGGAACTCCACGTAAAGTGAACACCGTCGAAGTTAGCCCCGGGCGATACTTTGAGTTTAATGTCCTTGATGGTATTACTAGTTCCTTAGACTTGTTAAATGCTTCTTTTGAATCTCGCGACGTCGTTctgaaaatcaaaattggGTGTGATGGAATGCCTGCAAGCAAAAGTACGAATTCCCAATTTTGGCCAATTCTCGGCCTTATTGTCATGGAAGGTGCTAAGCCATTTGAGATCGGTTTTTATCACGGACATTCAAAACCAGATCATCCGAATGATTATCTAAGACACTTTCATACTGAGATTACAAACTTAATTGAAAATGGTTTTCATTACAAAGAGAGTAACGTCAAAATCGAGATAGCAGGTTTCTGTTGCGACGCGCCTGCCTTAAGTTTTATAAAATTGGTAAAACCTTGCGGGGCTTACTACTGCTGTATGAAGTGCGAAACCGAAGGAGAGTATGTTTTCAACGGAAGTGGAAGAGGTGGGAGAGTGACATTCCCGGTAGTTGATGCAGTGCTTCGAACGGACGAGTCCTTTCGAAATCGTGATCAGATTTTTCATCATGTGGGGTTATCAATTTTGGAAAGTCTTCCAATCGATATGATAGAATGTTTTTTTATCGATCCAATGCACCTTGTGTTTTTAGGATGCATGAAGAAGTTACTTAATATTTGGGTAAACGAGAGAAAGAGGATGCGTATCAGAATGTCTTCCCAGCAAATTGCTGAAATATCCAGGCTGCTGGTTGCCATTGAAGAACTAATTCCCGTTGAATTCAGTAGGAAAACCCGAACATTAAATGAACTCTCGCGTTTCAAAGCCACTGAATTACGTTTATTACTTCTTTATGTTTTGCCTTTTGTGTTAAAGAATAGGATACCTGACGAAGTATACCAACATTTTATGTTGCTTCATGTTGCCATTCGAATTTTGTCGTGTGATCAGAGTGTGCGTAGTGAAGAAAACACCGATTACGCAAACATTCTTTTGATAACTTTTATTAACCAGAGTCCTGGAATTTATGGCGATTCATTTATCACGTATAATATCCATAATTTGTGTCATTTATCTGAAGAATGTCGACGTTTGGGTGGTCTGGAATCGtttagttgttttgtttttgaaaaccACCTTggtactttaaaaaatttgttgaaaaaaagtGCCAAACCTTTAGAGCAGCTGGTAAATAGAATTATGGAAAAGCGACAAAATCCACCAGTTGTGACCAATTTTCGCAAAAATCCAGATATGATTAAGCTGATTGACGAGCACTCAAAAGGACCCTTGCTTCCTGATCTTCATGGGTTGCAATATAACAAAGCGTTTTTTCACAAATTACGATTAAGTTCCAGAAGTCCAAATAACTGCGTTGTCCTCGCAGATGACACTGTTATATTGATTCATAATTTTTTACAACTATTTGATGGTGAAATTCTCATTATTGGCCGAAAGTTTTTGGTCTACGAAAATTTTTTGGACTTAAATGGATTGGATTCAAAGGCAATTGGCATACAAATTGTTGACACTTTAGCGACAAATCTTGAGTGCTGGCCATTGAAATCAGTTCGCTTCAAATCAATTAAACTTCCAGTAATTCACAAAGCTCCTCCCACTTCATGTTTCGGAATTGTGAGATTAATGAATTTTGATTTAAGCAACATTTAG